The Synergistetes bacterium HGW-Synergistetes-1 genome has a window encoding:
- the rpmG gene encoding 50S ribosomal protein L33 — translation MADIVGLQCTVCKHRNYVTLVNKKKATKKLEKKKYCKFCDKHTLHKECK, via the coding sequence ATGGCGGATATCGTCGGTCTTCAGTGTACAGTATGCAAGCACCGCAATTACGTGACGCTTGTGAACAAAAAAAAGGCTACAAAAAAGCTTGAAAAAAAGAAATATTGCAAGTTCTGTGATAAACACACCTTGCATAAGGAGTGCAAGTAA